A part of Aegilops tauschii subsp. strangulata cultivar AL8/78 chromosome 2, Aet v6.0, whole genome shotgun sequence genomic DNA contains:
- the LOC109739425 gene encoding anthocyanidin 5,3-O-glucosyltransferase-like, which produces MEADPHPAVVLHACLGVGHLTPMVELAKLFLRRGIPVIIAVPTPPASTADIFASSAPAVASLAAANPTISFHHLPAPEYPNPDPDPYLQMVDTLRLTVPSLLAFLRSLPSVAALVLDTFCVDALDAADELGIPAYIYFTSSAAYLAAFLHLPHYLATTDGGDFKDMGKDLLRFPGVPPIPASDMPQIVQDRASRTCVVRMGQYRRKPEARGLLINTYERLEARAVRALREGACVPGRPTPPVYCIGPLIVKGEAAAPRAQSACLSWLDAQPERSVVFLCFGSLGAMSAAQLKEIARGLENSGHRFLWVVRSPPEDPAKYFLPRPEPDLNALLPDGFLDRTAARGMVVKMWAPQVEVLRHAATGAFVTHCGWNSVMEAASAGVPMLCWPQYAEQRANKVFVVDEMKLGVVMEGYDEELVKAEEVEKKVRLLMESDEGEKLRGRLALANKKAAEALADGGPSRTAFAEFLKDLKLQK; this is translated from the coding sequence ATGGAGGCCGATCCACATCCGGCGGTGGTGCTGCACGCCTGCTTGGGCGTGGGCCACCTCACCCCCATGGTGGAGCTCGCCAAGCTCTTCCTCCGCCGCGGCATCCCCGTCATCATCGCTGTCCCGACCCCTCCGGCCTCCACCGCCGATATCTTCGCCTCctccgcccccgccgtcgccagcCTGGCCGCCGCCAACCCCACCATCTCCTTCCACCACCTCCCGGCCCCGGAATACCCCAACCCGGACCCGGATCCCTACCTGCAGATGGTCGACACGCTCCGCCTCACCGTGCCGTCCCTCCTCGCCTTCCTCCGCTCCCTCCCCTCCGTCGCCGCCCTCGTCCTCGACACCTTCTGCGTCGACGCCCTCGACGCCGCCGACGAACTCGGCATCCCGGCGTACATCTACTTCACCTCCTCCGCCGCCTACCTCGCGGCGTTCCTCCACCTCCCCCACTACCTCGCCACGACGGACGGTGGCGACTTCAAGGACATGGGCAAGGATCTCCTCCGCTTCCCCGGCGTCCCGCCGATCCCTGCCTCGGACATGCCCCAGATCGTGCAGGACCGCGCGAGCCGGACCTGCGTCGTGCGGATGGGGCAATACAGGCGCAAACCGGAGGCCCGGGGCCTGCTGATCAACACCTACGAGCGGCTGGAGGCGAGGGCCGTGAGGGCGCTCCGGGAGGGCGCCTGTGTCCCtggccgcccgaccccgccggtGTACTGCATCGGGCCACTGATCGTGAAAGGCGAGGCGGCGGCTCCGCGAGCGCAGAGCGCGTGCTTGTCGTGGCTGGACGCGCAGCCGGAGCGGAGCGTGGTGTTCCTCTGCTTCGGCAGCTTGGGCGCGATGTCGGCGGCGCAGCTCAAGGAGATAGCGCGCGGGCTCGAGAACTCCGGCCACCGCTTCCTGTGGGTCGTGCGGAGCCCGCCCGAGGACCCGGCCAAATACTTCCTGCCGCGCCCAGAGCCAGACCTGAATGCGCTCCTCCCCGATGGGTTCTTGGATAGGACGGCCGCGAGGGGGATGGTCGTGAAGATGTGGGCGCCGCAGGTGGAGGTGCTGCGGCACGCCGCGACCGGCGCGTTCGTGACGCACTGCGGGTGGAACTCCGTCATGGAGGCGGCGTCGGCAGGAGTGCCGATGCTGTGCTGGCCGCAGTACGCGGAGCAGAGGGCGAACAAGGTGTTCGTGGTGGACGAGATGAAGCTCGGGGTGGTGATGGAAGGGTACGACGAGGAGCTTGTCAAGGCAGAGGAGGTGGAGAAGAAGGTGAGGCTGTTGATGGAGTCGGACGAAGGGGAAAAGCTCCGGGGAAGGCTGGCATTAGCCAACAAGAAGGCGGCGGAGGCGCTGGCGGACGGCGGGCCGTCGCGGACGGCGTTTGCCGAATTCTTGAAGGATCTGAAGCTCCAGAAGTGA